The following proteins come from a genomic window of Actinopolyspora saharensis:
- a CDS encoding DUF3040 domain-containing protein, whose amino-acid sequence MPLSEHEQRMLDQIERALYAEDPNFASNVRGGRLHRPSKRRRLQGIAVFVLGLILLVLGVVLPVTAAGIPVVSVVGFLVMFGGAVIVLFAMRGSAEEPESQSGGGGPSGAKRKTGNSLTQRLEDRFRKRFEQ is encoded by the coding sequence ATGCCACTCTCCGAGCACGAGCAGCGAATGCTCGACCAGATCGAGCGCGCGCTCTACGCCGAGGACCCCAATTTCGCCTCCAACGTGCGTGGAGGGCGGTTGCATCGACCCTCCAAGCGGCGCCGCCTGCAGGGCATCGCCGTGTTCGTGTTGGGGTTGATCCTACTGGTGCTCGGCGTGGTGCTTCCGGTCACGGCGGCCGGGATACCCGTTGTGAGCGTGGTCGGCTTCCTCGTGATGTTCGGCGGAGCAGTGATCGTCCTGTTCGCGATGCGCGGTAGTGCGGAAGAACCCGAGTCGCAGTCCGGCGGTGGTGGTCCGTCCGGTGCGAAGCGCAAGACGGGGAACTCCCTTACGCAGCGTCTGGAAGATCGCTTCCGCAAGCGCTTCGAGCAGTAG